A window of Erpetoichthys calabaricus chromosome 12, fErpCal1.3, whole genome shotgun sequence contains these coding sequences:
- the LOC114644569 gene encoding zinc finger protein 879-like yields MENQDSIFCEGGGNIAKEKHFLGKVKHSQAYMDSCIQDDLKQEFGLTKMENKDESNVHAKQEHNNSNYALTREELCKVEISAGDKFRQEECHPHNQCAKKEQLEEKVSTSQALCSQMDPVFPSVIKNAGSQGKITDCEEALINTKNSPCPSIESRKSLNQSSNLTMHQKIRTGEKPACGKALKYSGTLKTHHLGHAEDKVFSCKECGETFIFISSLLNHQKLHAGEKPSIYNEYGASSSEAGKLNQNRIHTQAKPFCCNDCGMTFRESGALRKHQRIHLGGKPYSCTLCGKTFSQLSNLKTHRKLH; encoded by the coding sequence ATGGAAAACCAAGATAGTATTTTCTGTGAAGGTGGGGGAAACATTGCTAAAGAGAAACACTTTCTAGGTAAAGTTAAGCATAGCCAGGCTTACATGGACAGCTGCATACAAGATGACTTGAAGCAAGAATTTGGCCTAACAAAAATGGAGAACAAGGATGAGAGCAATGTCCATGCTAAACAAGAGCATAATAATTCAAATTATGCTCTGACAAGAGAAGAGCTTTGTAAGGTTGAAATTTCTGCAGGTGATAAATTCAGACAAGAAGAGTGCCATCCTCATAATCAATGTGCTAAGAAAGAGCAGCTGGAAGAAAAAGTCAGTACCTCTCAAGCACTTTGCTCACAGATGGATCCAGTTTTCCCTAGTGTGATAAAGAATGCTGGTTCCCAAGGCAAAATTACTGACTGTGAAGAAGccttaataaacacaaaaaacagcCCATGCCCTAGTATAGAGTCTAGAAAGAGTTTGAATCAGTCAAGTAATTTAACAATGCACCAAAAGATTCGTACTGGAGAGAAACCAGCATGTGGGAAGGCCTTGAAATACTCAGGAACTCTTAAAACGCACCACCTTGGTCATGCTGAAGATAAGGTTTTCAGTTGTAAAGAATGTGGAGAGACATTCATATTTATAAGCAGTTTACTAAACCACCAGAAACTTCACGCTGGAGAGAAACCATCCATATACAACGAATATGGGGCGAGTTCTAGTGAAGCTGGAAAGTTAAATCAAAACCGAATTCACACACAAGCAAAACCTTTCTGTTGCAATGACTGTGGCATGACATTCCGTGAGTCTGGAGCGTTAAGAAAACACCAGAGGATCCATTTGGGAGGGAAGCCATACAGTTGTACTCTGTGCGGAAAGACCTTCAGTCAGTTAAGTAATTTGAAAACCCACAGGAAGTTACATTAA